In a genomic window of Zingiber officinale cultivar Zhangliang chromosome 9B, Zo_v1.1, whole genome shotgun sequence:
- the LOC122022266 gene encoding ras-related protein RABA1f-like, with amino-acid sequence MTYKADEDYDYLFKVVVIGDSGVGKTNLLSRFSRNEFSTESKSTIGVEFATRTISVDDKLVKAQIWDTAGQERYRAITSAYYRGAAGALIVYDVTRHITFENVERWLKELKNHTDQNVVIMLVGNKADLRHIRSVPLEDAQAFAQREKAFFVETSALEAMNVENAFTEVLTQIYHVVSKKMLDVGDDPSAVPKGRNIKIGEGDDAQASKKAGCCSDG; translated from the exons ATGACGTATAAGGCGGACGAGGATTACGATTACCTGTTCAAGGTGGTTGTGATAGGAGACTCCGGGGTGGGGAAGACGAACCTGCTCTCTCGATTCTCCCGCAACGAGTTCAGCACCGAGTCCAAGTCCACCATCGGCGTCGAGTTCGCAACCCGCACCATCAGCGTCGACGACAAGCTCGTCAAGGCGCAGATCTGGGACACCGCCGGCCAGGAAAG ATATCGTGCCATTACTAGTGCTTATTATCGAGGAGCTGCTGGCGCCCTTATTGTCTATGATGTGACTCGCCATATCACCTTTGAAAATGTAGAGAGATGGCTGAAAGAACTAAAGAATCACACAGATCAAAATGTAGTCATCATGCTTGTGGGCAACAAGGCAGACTTGCGCCACATTAGGTCTGTCCCTCTTGAAGACGCACAGGCCTTTGCTCAAAGAGAAAAAGCTTTCTTCGTCGAGACCTCTGCCCTTGAGGCCATGAACGTGGAGAATGCCTTCACTGAAGTGCTCACTCAGATCTACCACGTGGTCAGCAAGAAGATGCTAGACGTTGGTGACGATCCTTCAGCCGTGCCAAAGGGACGAAATATTAAGATCGGGGAGGGTGACGATGCACAAGCCTCTAAGAAAGCGGGTTGTTGCTCAGATGGCTGA
- the LOC122022371 gene encoding BAHD acyltransferase DCR-like, protein MAPISTLPLATTPKPVSSSCSSSSLSIKAVAYSAGGIDVVSKWTVLPEGASALGELRLSVSDLPMLSCQYIQKGLFFTPPPMATPALVSLLVSTLARALALFPALAGRLATLADGSVVILCNDAGVEFSYAVAPSLLMPGALPPNADVPPAVKSFFPLDGAVSFQGHFRPLAAFQLTELGDGAVFLGAAVNHAVVDGTSFWNFFNAWAELCRGGHPVPPDFRRSYFGESKAVLRFPGGRGPEVTFPVGAPLRERIFRFSRHAILALKSRANGGRGGGGDSTAEICGKQLHDKKAVAAEVKKQEISSFQSLCALVWRSVTRSRKRLPPEATTTFRMAVNCRRRVAPPVEPNYFGNAIQSIPTQATVGEVSTRDLRWSAALLHRGVAAHGDEKVRRGVSDWEATPRCFPLGNPDGAGLTMGSSNRFPMYEGNDFGWGLPVAVRSGRANKFDGKMSAFPGRAGGGSVELEVCLAPDTMVALLQDDEFMSYVEVE, encoded by the coding sequence ATGGCTCCCATTTCCACCCTTCCCCTCGCTACTACTCCTAAGCCTGTCtcctcttcttgttcttcttcttccttgtccaTCAAAGCGGTAGCTTATTCGGCCGGAGGAATTGATGTCGTGTCGAAGTGGACGGTGTTGCCGGAGGGGGCTTCGGCGCTCGGCGAGCTACGGCTGTCGGTGTCCGACCTTCCCATGCTGTCCTGCCAGTACATCCAAAAAGGTCTCTTTTTTACGCCGCCGCCGATGGCTACTCCAGCGCTCGTCTCCCTCCTTGTCTCCACCCTCGCCCGCGCGCTCGCCCTGTTCCCCGCGCTCGCCGGCCGCCTCGCCACGCTCGCCGATGGAAGCGTCGTTATCCTGTGCAACGACGCGGGCGTTGAGTTTTCCTATGCGGTTGCTCCGTCGCTGTTGATGCCTGGCGCGCTTCCGCCCAACGCTGACGTGCCTCCGGCTGTCAAGAGTTTTTTCCCCCTCGATGGTGCCGTCAGCTTCCAAGGCCACTTCCGCCCGCTCGCCGCTTTTCAGCTTACGGAGCTCGGTGACGGAGCGGTTTTCCTCGGAGCCGCCGTCAACCATGCCGTCGTCGATGGGACCTCGTTCTGGAATTTCTTTAATGCTTGGGCGGAGCTATGCCGCGGGGGGCACCCCGTGCCGCCGGACTTCAGGCGGAGCTACTTCGGCGAATCGAAGGCGGTGTTGCGTTTCCCCGGCGGGCGTGGCCCCGAGGTGACGTTCCCGGTGGGAGCGCCGCTTCGGGAGCGCATCTTCAGGTTTAGCCGCCACGCGATTCTCGCGCTCAAATCGAGGGCTAACGGTGGCCGAGGCGGCGGAGGCGATTCGACGGCTGAGATTTGCGGGAAGCAACTCCATGACAAGAAGGCGGTGGCGGCGGAGGTAAAAAAGCAGGAGATTTCGTCGTTCCAGTCACTCTGCGCGCTGGTGTGGAGATCGGTCACGCGGTCGCGGAAGCGGCTGCCGCCGGAGGCGACGACGACGTTCCGAATGGCGGTCAACTGCCGGCGCCGTGTGGCGCCACCGGTGGAGCCGAACTACTTCGGGAACGCAATACAAAGCATCCCGACGCAGGCGACAGTAGGGGAGGTGTCCACGCGGGACCTCCGCTGGTCGGCGGCCCTGCTCCACCGCGGCGTGGCCGCGCACGGCGACGAGAAGGTGCGTCGCGGGGTGTCGGACTGGGAGGCGACACCTCGCTGCTTCCCGCTGGGCAACCCGGACGGCGCCGGGCTCACCATGGGCAGCTCCAACCGCTTCCCGATGTACGAGGGGAACGACTTCGGGTGGGGGCTGCCGGTGGCGGTGCGCAGCGGCCGGGCCAACAAGTTCGACGGAAAGATGTCAGCTTTCCCGGGGCGGGCGGGAGGGGGAAGCGTGGAGCTCGAGGTGTGCCTTGCTCCGGACACCATGGTGGCCCTGCTGCAAGACGACGAGTTCATGAGCTACGTGGAAGTGGAATAG